A single window of Desulfovibrio sp. G11 DNA harbors:
- a CDS encoding TrbI/VirB10 family protein, whose amino-acid sequence MSDESPNALVMSPKPLVARMGRWPLYALLAVLVFLLGVLIYSVSFVHDPDRKKEEEIKKPSTSEEEKPVWLVEGSGLALDPKKDQTSGVAMPPEPAKPEPLVVVQREEKPDQQAENIRRVKTQAYMSALSAPLVAKRMTDANAAAVAVSAPGSGPAPAAGQNAVSATASAGSDNYYDPAADRDKEAFFDRARKDTSWQLQEQRTAGMPLELKTGAVIPGVMLTGVNSDLPGNMIAQVSQHVFDSATGRNLLIPQGTRIYGVYDSRIVYGQERVLIAWNRLIFPDGSSISLGAMPGADMGGMAGLNDDVNNHYMRIFGSALMMSLVSGGMAYAMDGMNDSTESRNGTRMTDEMTAALAQQLGQTTTTLLQRNLSIKPTLEIRPGYQFNIVVTKDVIFKEPYTRWRR is encoded by the coding sequence ATGAGCGACGAATCCCCCAACGCCCTTGTCATGTCACCCAAGCCGTTAGTTGCCAGAATGGGGCGCTGGCCGCTTTATGCGTTACTGGCCGTGCTTGTGTTCCTGCTTGGAGTGTTGATTTACAGCGTGAGCTTCGTGCATGACCCTGACCGCAAGAAGGAAGAAGAGATCAAAAAGCCATCTACAAGTGAAGAGGAAAAGCCGGTCTGGCTGGTAGAAGGGAGCGGTCTGGCGCTTGATCCGAAAAAGGATCAAACGAGCGGAGTTGCCATGCCTCCTGAACCGGCAAAGCCGGAACCCCTGGTAGTTGTCCAGCGTGAGGAAAAACCGGATCAGCAGGCGGAAAACATTCGCCGCGTCAAGACCCAGGCGTATATGAGCGCGCTCTCCGCGCCCCTGGTCGCCAAGCGCATGACCGACGCCAATGCCGCTGCCGTAGCTGTCAGCGCACCTGGAAGCGGCCCCGCGCCGGCCGCCGGTCAAAACGCCGTTTCCGCCACGGCTTCAGCCGGAAGCGACAACTACTATGACCCGGCCGCTGATCGGGACAAGGAAGCCTTTTTTGACCGCGCCCGCAAGGACACTTCCTGGCAGCTTCAGGAGCAGCGCACGGCCGGCATGCCGCTGGAGCTGAAAACCGGCGCGGTCATTCCTGGCGTCATGCTGACAGGCGTGAACTCGGATCTGCCCGGCAACATGATCGCCCAGGTTTCGCAGCACGTCTTTGATTCCGCCACCGGCCGGAACCTGCTCATTCCCCAAGGCACCAGAATTTACGGCGTCTATGACTCCCGTATCGTGTACGGCCAGGAGCGCGTCCTGATCGCCTGGAACCGCCTGATCTTTCCGGACGGCTCATCCATCTCCCTTGGCGCCATGCCAGGAGCGGACATGGGCGGCATGGCCGGCCTCAATGACGACGTAAACAATCACTACATGCGCATATTCGGCTCGGCGCTGATGATGTCTCTGGTTTCCGGGGGCATGGCCTACGCGATGGACGGCATGAACGACAGCACGGAAAGCAGGAACGGAACGCGCATGACCGATGAGATGACGGCCGCGCTGGCCCAGCAGCTTGGGCAGACGACGACAACGCTGCTCCAGCGCAATCTGAGTATCAAGCCAACGCTGGAGATCCGGCCCGGCTACCAGTTCAACATTGTTGTCACCAAGGACGTGATTTTCAAGGAACCTTATACCCGCTGGCGGCGCTGA
- a CDS encoding type IV secretory system conjugative DNA transfer family protein, which produces MAQQEYGLQESTPKRKTAPWWLLLLLPALALLGMSMATLKAASDYGFQSALGQPWFNLFGIPIYAPWSIFTWEGISPTVMDRAMAVGQAFFILPLLFAMLCTVTFRRLRGNQYLHGSARWARENEIKRMGYFEGKGVYVGGWFKRYVGIALLIRRLLGKPDDELLYLRHNGPEHVICFAPTRSGKGVGLILPTLLSWPGSSLTLDIKGENWALTSGWRKSQGHTVLRFAPADSSGSGCAFNPLDEIRLTKLEAVQDVQNMALMLVDPDGKGMADHWTKAAFAFFSGLILHCCVMVRHKEGRMPTLQELTIMMSDPDRTSAELLDEMMATDHAELFREFAPDADVRVGDACHIFIASSAREMSSKAKNEASGVLSSALVNMAIYRDPIININTARSDFHIHDLMNDENPVDLYLVAPPDGIDRVRPLMRLMLDLIIRRVCAKMEFADGASKVGYLHRLLLMLDELTSLGKLPILEKAIAYMAGYGVKLYIIVQDVKQLNEVYGKDNAIFGNCHVRIAYAPNDPGTAELLSKMAGNTTVVEKKTSISIGKGGRTRSINMVETARPLLTPDECGRLPGAEKDADGKITKPGHMLIFTAGQYPIYGMQILYFKDPTFSQRSRMPAPGVSEKYPAGITDSLYFPRPTELFSPAGTPQEEKMPDVPTQVRPASFESFLEERP; this is translated from the coding sequence ATGGCGCAACAGGAATACGGTCTTCAGGAATCAACGCCCAAGCGCAAAACCGCGCCCTGGTGGCTGCTGCTCCTGCTGCCGGCGCTGGCGCTGCTGGGCATGAGCATGGCCACGCTGAAGGCGGCTTCGGATTATGGCTTCCAGTCCGCTCTGGGGCAGCCGTGGTTTAATCTTTTCGGCATTCCGATTTACGCGCCCTGGAGCATCTTCACCTGGGAAGGCATTTCCCCGACGGTTATGGACAGGGCCATGGCCGTCGGACAGGCCTTTTTCATCCTGCCCTTGCTCTTTGCCATGCTTTGCACAGTGACCTTCCGTCGGCTCAGGGGGAATCAATATCTGCATGGTTCGGCGCGCTGGGCGCGGGAAAACGAGATCAAGCGCATGGGCTATTTCGAGGGCAAGGGCGTCTATGTGGGCGGCTGGTTCAAAAGATATGTCGGGATAGCCCTGCTGATTCGGAGACTTTTAGGTAAGCCGGATGATGAGCTGCTTTATCTCCGGCATAACGGCCCGGAACATGTTATCTGCTTCGCGCCCACGCGTTCCGGCAAAGGCGTGGGCCTGATCCTGCCTACTCTGCTGTCCTGGCCAGGCTCCAGCCTGACGCTGGACATCAAGGGGGAAAACTGGGCGCTGACATCCGGCTGGCGTAAATCTCAGGGGCATACAGTGCTGCGCTTTGCGCCTGCGGACTCGTCGGGTTCCGGTTGCGCCTTCAATCCCCTGGATGAAATCCGCCTGACCAAACTGGAAGCCGTGCAGGACGTGCAGAACATGGCGCTGATGCTGGTGGATCCTGACGGCAAGGGCATGGCGGACCACTGGACCAAGGCGGCCTTTGCCTTTTTCTCCGGGCTGATCCTGCATTGCTGCGTCATGGTGCGGCATAAAGAGGGCCGCATGCCCACGCTCCAGGAATTGACCATCATGATGTCTGATCCGGATCGTACCTCTGCGGAGCTGCTGGATGAGATGATGGCCACGGATCACGCGGAGCTGTTCCGGGAGTTCGCCCCGGACGCTGACGTGCGCGTGGGCGACGCCTGCCATATCTTCATTGCCAGTTCTGCGCGGGAAATGTCCTCCAAGGCGAAAAATGAGGCCTCCGGCGTTCTTTCGTCGGCTTTGGTAAACATGGCCATCTACCGTGACCCGATTATCAATATCAACACGGCCCGGTCGGATTTTCACATCCATGATCTCATGAATGACGAAAATCCGGTGGATCTCTATCTGGTGGCTCCACCGGACGGTATAGACCGGGTGCGGCCGCTGATGCGCCTTATGCTGGATCTGATTATCCGCCGCGTCTGCGCCAAGATGGAATTTGCCGACGGCGCGAGCAAGGTCGGCTATCTGCATCGGCTCCTGCTGATGCTGGATGAGCTTACCAGCCTGGGGAAACTGCCCATTCTGGAGAAAGCTATTGCCTACATGGCCGGTTACGGCGTCAAGCTGTACATCATAGTCCAAGACGTGAAGCAACTCAACGAGGTATACGGCAAGGACAATGCAATTTTTGGCAACTGCCATGTGCGTATTGCCTATGCGCCGAATGATCCGGGCACAGCGGAACTGCTTTCCAAGATGGCCGGCAACACTACGGTGGTGGAGAAGAAAACTTCCATTTCCATCGGCAAGGGCGGGCGTACCCGCTCCATCAACATGGTAGAGACAGCCCGGCCCCTGCTGACCCCGGATGAATGCGGCCGTCTTCCCGGCGCGGAAAAGGACGCTGATGGCAAGATCACCAAGCCAGGTCATATGCTGATATTCACCGCAGGCCAGTACCCTATTTATGGGATGCAGATCCTCTATTTCAAGGATCCCACGTTCTCGCAACGCTCCAGAATGCCCGCGCCGGGCGTTTCAGAAAAGTATCCCGCCGGCATCACGGATTCCCTGTATTTTCCCCGCCCTACGGAGTTGTTTTCGCCAGCGGGAACACCCCAGGAGGAAAAAATGCCGGATGTGCCGACGCAGGTTCGGCCCGCCAGCTTCGAGAGTTTTCTGGAGGAGCGGCCATGA
- the traF gene encoding conjugative transfer signal peptidase TraF, which yields MKALLAVVTAFFLLLPLLHRAGFRFNPTPSLPKGIYRIAPGAPERGDLVAFCLESPVWTSLARERGYLGAGFCPSGLQPLLKRLAGLPGDTVTATPDGIQVEPVSGSASTWPVPIRHEDSMGRPLPASALRAGEIPGGMALALSGHPGSFDSRFFGLIPLAGMVRVDLVCTFEP from the coding sequence ATGAAGGCACTGTTGGCCGTGGTTACCGCTTTCTTCCTGCTTTTGCCGCTGCTGCATCGTGCGGGGTTCCGTTTCAATCCGACGCCATCCCTGCCCAAAGGCATTTACCGCATCGCGCCCGGCGCTCCGGAGCGCGGCGATCTCGTCGCCTTTTGCCTGGAGTCTCCGGTCTGGACATCTCTGGCCAGAGAGCGCGGCTACCTTGGGGCGGGCTTCTGTCCTTCAGGACTTCAACCTTTACTCAAACGTCTGGCCGGCCTGCCCGGCGATACTGTCACGGCGACGCCTGACGGCATACAGGTCGAGCCAGTTTCCGGATCGGCCAGTACCTGGCCCGTTCCGATCCGGCACGAAGATTCTATGGGACGGCCATTGCCGGCAAGCGCACTGCGCGCCGGCGAAATTCCCGGCGGCATGGCTCTGGCGCTGTCCGGCCATCCGGGCAGCTTTGACAGTCGTTTCTTCGGACTCATCCCTCTGGCCGGTATGGTCAGGGTAGATCTCGTATGCACCTTTGAACCTTAA
- a CDS encoding zincin-like metallopeptidase domain-containing protein: MAGDKKERIPFHEEFAGKVIKMLEEGTAPWQKPWTPAQNLAPRNPLSGTVYKGVNRLHLAMAGYEDPRWMTLKQANDAGYRIKAGSRSTAVVYYQFTKEQDKLDENKQPVLGEDGKPVRETVSLERPIMRMARVFNAQQVESFPPLPEHEKAFAWDPQEKAEAVLAKSGAVIKHDQHDRAFYRPLNDEIHLPPKGSFDQGEKYYASALHELGHWTGHPYRMNREFGPFGSATYAKEELRAEISSWMVGQDIGVGHDPGQHAAYVKSWVKALRDDPLEIMRACRDAEHIRDYVLGLEMQKKKTHEQSVEHGTDAIGMAAPSGAPVQDPALAKTYLHVPYKEKEAAKALGARWDGKEKQWYVPKGTDLVPLRRFMTPLEQAFADAKVITSVQTLSPQEEFACKLAGMGLDLKGQLPELDGKTHRVPLLSKNGRGLDGAYCLHGDGVPAGWAQNHVTGEKVKLMATGIVLSPSERERQQRERVARLQAAEAERARAHDVAARRCQGMWDSFSPAASSPYLEKKGVEAFGLREDQGNLIVPLRNIDGELRGFQAIAPDGQKAFATGIEKKGNFHLIGAEGKDLFQGEIVLCEGYATGASLYMATGKPVAVAFDSGNLISVAEAIRNKFSNIAITICADNDHSMKRDGKPYNVGVEKARQAAQKVNAKIKVPTFTDKEKAQGLTDFNDLHMTRGLEAVRRQVGMERGRNQDRELSR, from the coding sequence ATGGCCGGGGATAAGAAAGAGCGGATCCCGTTCCATGAAGAGTTCGCCGGCAAGGTCATCAAAATGCTGGAGGAAGGTACGGCTCCCTGGCAGAAGCCCTGGACGCCGGCCCAGAACCTTGCGCCGCGTAATCCTCTTTCCGGCACGGTCTACAAGGGTGTGAATCGTCTGCATCTGGCGATGGCCGGCTATGAAGATCCGCGCTGGATGACGCTGAAACAGGCTAATGACGCTGGCTACCGTATCAAGGCGGGCAGCCGTTCCACGGCTGTGGTCTATTACCAGTTCACAAAGGAACAGGACAAGCTGGATGAGAATAAACAGCCGGTCCTGGGTGAAGACGGCAAGCCTGTGCGTGAAACCGTGTCGCTGGAACGGCCTATCATGCGCATGGCGCGCGTGTTCAACGCGCAGCAGGTGGAGAGTTTCCCTCCGCTTCCGGAACACGAAAAAGCCTTTGCATGGGATCCCCAGGAAAAGGCTGAGGCAGTGTTGGCCAAATCCGGTGCTGTCATCAAACATGATCAACATGACCGGGCTTTTTATCGTCCGCTGAACGATGAAATTCACCTGCCACCCAAGGGTAGTTTTGATCAGGGCGAAAAATACTATGCCTCGGCCCTGCATGAGCTGGGACACTGGACCGGCCATCCATATCGTATGAACCGGGAGTTTGGCCCCTTTGGTTCAGCCACTTATGCCAAGGAAGAACTGCGTGCGGAAATCAGTTCATGGATGGTGGGTCAGGACATCGGGGTAGGACACGATCCCGGTCAACATGCTGCCTATGTGAAGTCCTGGGTCAAGGCACTCAGGGATGATCCGCTGGAAATTATGCGTGCCTGCCGGGATGCGGAACATATCCGCGATTATGTTCTGGGGTTGGAAATGCAAAAGAAAAAGACTCATGAGCAGAGTGTGGAGCACGGAACGGATGCCATCGGCATGGCTGCGCCTTCCGGCGCTCCCGTTCAGGATCCTGCATTGGCCAAAACCTATCTTCATGTTCCTTACAAGGAAAAAGAAGCTGCTAAAGCTTTGGGGGCCAGATGGGATGGTAAAGAAAAGCAGTGGTACGTGCCGAAAGGCACGGATCTTGTGCCTTTGCGACGTTTCATGACGCCGCTTGAACAGGCTTTTGCGGATGCCAAAGTCATTACATCGGTGCAAACCCTTTCTCCTCAGGAAGAGTTCGCATGCAAGCTGGCGGGCATGGGCCTCGATCTCAAAGGCCAGCTCCCGGAACTGGACGGCAAAACGCACAGAGTCCCCTTGCTTTCCAAAAACGGTCGCGGCCTTGACGGGGCGTATTGCCTCCACGGCGACGGCGTCCCCGCCGGCTGGGCGCAAAACCACGTTACCGGCGAGAAGGTGAAGCTCATGGCTACCGGCATCGTACTTTCGCCGTCGGAACGGGAACGTCAGCAGCGTGAACGGGTAGCACGGCTCCAGGCGGCGGAAGCGGAACGCGCCAGAGCGCATGATGTCGCCGCCCGGCGTTGTCAGGGCATGTGGGACAGCTTCAGCCCGGCCGCTTCGTCTCCCTATCTGGAGAAAAAGGGCGTAGAAGCCTTCGGCCTCAGGGAAGATCAGGGCAACCTGATCGTTCCTCTGCGGAACATCGACGGTGAATTACGTGGTTTTCAAGCCATCGCGCCGGATGGGCAGAAGGCCTTTGCAACAGGCATTGAGAAAAAAGGCAATTTTCACCTGATCGGTGCTGAAGGCAAGGATCTGTTTCAAGGAGAGATTGTCCTCTGTGAAGGTTACGCCACCGGCGCTTCCCTGTACATGGCCACGGGCAAGCCCGTAGCGGTCGCCTTTGACTCCGGCAACCTGATTTCCGTGGCGGAAGCCATCCGCAACAAGTTTTCCAACATCGCCATCACCATCTGCGCGGATAATGATCACTCCATGAAGAGGGACGGCAAGCCCTACAATGTGGGGGTGGAAAAGGCCAGACAGGCGGCGCAAAAGGTCAACGCCAAGATCAAGGTTCCCACGTTCACCGATAAGGAAAAGGCCCAGGGCCTGACCGACTTCAATGATCTACACATGACGCGCGGCCTTGAGGCCGTCCGGCGGCAGGTCGGCATGGAGCGCGGCAGGAATCAGGACAGGGAGTTGAGCCGATGA